The following is a genomic window from Spirosoma foliorum.
AGGCGTTCAGAAAATGTGGGAAGCTACAGGCCGGGCGGGCGATGGCGGCAGCTATTACAGTAGCCGTGGCTTCATTGTTCAGAGTCAGCTACGGAACGGTCTGGCTGGTAATGTGACCAGCGACATCGACGCGGCAAACCTGGAAAAGTTGGAAACAATAAAAGGCCCATCGGCTACTTTGTTTGGAAGTTCGCTTACGTCCTATGGCGGTTTGGTGAATCGGGTGACCAAGAAACCCTACGAAACTTTTGGGGGCGAAGTAAGCCTGTCGGCGGGGAGCTACGATTTTCAGCGCGCTAGCCTTGATCTAAATACACCCCTTAACAAAAGCCGGAATTTGATGCTGCGTTTAAACACAGCGTTCAACCACGAAGGCACCTTTCAAACACAGGGTTTCAGCCGTCGGCTTGCAGTAGCGCCAAGCTTGTTATTCAAACCCAACGATCGATTGTCCATTCAACTGGACGCAGAAATTTACCGGATTGAGGGCGTGGGTAAGCAGATTTTCTTTTTCTACGTACCCGGCAGTACGCTCGGCGCTTCCAGTGCCGATCAGTTAACTGTCGACTACCGTAACTCGTACATGGGGCCTGGCCTGACGCAGCAATCCCGCAGTACGAACCTCTTTGGTCAGGTAAATTATCAGATTTCTCAATCGTTCCGATCGTCGACTAATATCAGCACCAGCCACAGTTTCTCGAATGGATTCGGTCCCTATTTTTACATAATTCCAGATGGCAAAACATTGGGGTCGAATCTGTTAGTGCGAGCTGATCAATCGACCCGCAACAGTACCAACGATGTTCTGGAAGTCCAGCAACTGTTCAATGGTGATTTTCGATTGGGCAACTTACGGAACCGTGTCGTAATTGGGTTAGATTATCTGCATGTCAACTCGAATCAGCTCTTCTTTGGTAGCACCTACGATACTGCACCCATCACGTCGGGCTACGATTACAGCCAGTTTAGTGGAGCGGCTTTGGCTGCTTTGTACGCTACCAAAGCCCCCGATTTTACGTATCCTCTTTCGGGTATCAAGGACACCTACAGCGGCTTTTTGTCCGACGTACTTAACCTAACCGACCGATTGAGTGTATTGGCGGCTCTGCGGGTTGATAATTTCCATAACAAGGGTGGAATGGTTGGTACCGAAGTGGCTGGCTTTAACCAAACGGCGTTTTCACCCAAGTTTGGCTTAGTTTTTCAGCCTATTAAAGACAAGGTATCGCTATTTGCCAACTACCAGAATAGCTTCAATAACCAGGGCATTTACAACGCCTACGACGTGACTTCCGCTGACAGCCTGACCCAGAAATTTGCCAAATTGGAACAAGCGAACCAGTTTGAGGCAGGAGTGAAACTAAACGCCTTGAGTGGCCGCCTAACAACCACCATTAGCTATTACGATATTCAGGTGAAAAACCTGCTTCGTACCGATCCGAATCCGCTGGCAGCTGCCAAATTTGCCCAAACGCAGGATGGTACGCAGCTAAGCCGGGGTGTTGAGATCGACGTGATTGCGAATCCAATTACGGGGCTTAACGTAGTGGCTGGCTTTTCCTACAATGACTCCAAACTAACCAAAGCGGATGCCGATGTGGATGGCCGTCGACCTACAACGGCATCTTCACCTGTTCTGGCTAATCTATGGCTTAGCTATCGTTTTAACTCGTTTGGGCTACGTGGACTAGGTGTTGGTTTCGGTGGGAATTATGCGAGTGAGAACAAAATTCAGAATAGCGTAAGTATGGGCGTATTCAGCTTACCCGCCTACACGGTGCTTAACGCTTCGGCTTTCTATGACCGTCGCAAATTTCGGATATCAGCTAAAGTTGATAACCTGACCAATCAGCATTACTGGATTGGTTATACCACGATGAACGCTCAAAAGCTGCGGAATTTTGTAGGGAGTATTGCTTATAAGTTCTAGAACAGTTTTACCGGCTCACGTAAAGAGGGCACATAGATAATATAGAGGTGACATTTGAGAGGCTTTTTACCCCTCTATAAGATTAACTCCCCAAAACAGGAGGGAA
Proteins encoded in this region:
- a CDS encoding TonB-dependent receptor yields the protein MNIVKLLHVLFFVSVAIAAQAQSGGTIRGIVKTSDGNPAEAVTVSLKGKGQGAITNSKGDFTISHIKPGTYQLQVSAIGLKTVEQTITTNGTETVTVDFTLTENASQLTEVIVNASRNNRFARSSSDYVSKMPLKNLENPQVYNTIGKELLTEQLVFSVDDAMRNAPGVQKMWEATGRAGDGGSYYSSRGFIVQSQLRNGLAGNVTSDIDAANLEKLETIKGPSATLFGSSLTSYGGLVNRVTKKPYETFGGEVSLSAGSYDFQRASLDLNTPLNKSRNLMLRLNTAFNHEGTFQTQGFSRRLAVAPSLLFKPNDRLSIQLDAEIYRIEGVGKQIFFFYVPGSTLGASSADQLTVDYRNSYMGPGLTQQSRSTNLFGQVNYQISQSFRSSTNISTSHSFSNGFGPYFYIIPDGKTLGSNLLVRADQSTRNSTNDVLEVQQLFNGDFRLGNLRNRVVIGLDYLHVNSNQLFFGSTYDTAPITSGYDYSQFSGAALAALYATKAPDFTYPLSGIKDTYSGFLSDVLNLTDRLSVLAALRVDNFHNKGGMVGTEVAGFNQTAFSPKFGLVFQPIKDKVSLFANYQNSFNNQGIYNAYDVTSADSLTQKFAKLEQANQFEAGVKLNALSGRLTTTISYYDIQVKNLLRTDPNPLAAAKFAQTQDGTQLSRGVEIDVIANPITGLNVVAGFSYNDSKLTKADADVDGRRPTTASSPVLANLWLSYRFNSFGLRGLGVGFGGNYASENKIQNSVSMGVFSLPAYTVLNASAFYDRRKFRISAKVDNLTNQHYWIGYTTMNAQKLRNFVGSIAYKF